The sequence TGGCATTCAGGGTATTGTTCTGACCATGTTCGACAAACGCAATAATCTGTCGGGTATGGTCGAGAGTGATGTACGCGGCTATTTTGGTGACAAGGTTTTCAACACGGTTATTCCGCGTAACGTACGGGTATCCGAAGCACCCTCGCATGGAAAGCCTGTTTTGCTGTATGACCTGCGCAGCTCCGGAGCACAGGCTTACGTTCACCTGGCCGGGGAAGTTTTCAAACGTGAGCGGGAGATGGCGATATGAGCGAGGAGAAACCACGCCGGGGACTGGGGAGGGGGCTCTCTGCCCTGTTCGGGGAAGACAGTGATGAAGCTGTCTCCGAAACAGGAAAGTCCGGAAACACGCGCGCAACCACACGCACGCCCGTTGATGTTCCTGTCGAACTTCTGCAATCCGGTCGGTTCCAGCCGCGCCAACAGTTTGATGAAGAGGGCCTGGACGACCTGGCCCAAAGTATACGCGAGAAAGGCATCATCCAGCCTATTCTGGTCCGTCGGCTCCCCGAGGACTCAAAGCGCTATGAAATCATCGCGGGAGAGCGGCGCTGGCGGGCAGCACAGATTGCCCGGAGGCAAACAGTTCCTGTTCTCATTCGTGATTTTTCCGACCGGGACGCCGCTGAAGTTGCACTGATCGAAAACCTCCAGCGCCGCGACCTGTCAGCCCTTGAGGAAGCAGAAGGGTATCGTCGTCTACAGGAAGAGTTCCAGCACAATCAGGATGACCTGTCACGAACACTGGGCAAAAGCAGAAGTCACGTTGCCAACATGATGCGTCTTCTGGGACTGCCGGACCCCGTAAAGGTTCTCCTGCGCAATGGGTCCCTTTCTGCCGGACACGCCCGCGCCCTGCTGAATGCAGAAGACCCGGTCTCACTGGCCAATGTTGTGGTCAAGAAAGGCCTGAATGTTCGCCAGACCGAACGCCTGGCAACAGAAAAGGGGGGTGTCCGCAAACGCAAGACCCCCGCCAACAAGGCAACCAAGCCCGAACAGGGTAGGGTAAGCAAAGACTCTGACACCATGGCCTTGGAAAAAGACCTTGCCCGTATCCTGGGCTTGAAAGTCAACATCGAGTTTGAAGGGCGCGGCGGACGTATTCTTATTCACTATGAAAGTCTCGCGCAGCTTGATGATATCCTCTACCGCCTGAACAACCCGACAGACAACAGCTCGGACCAGCGCCGCGCAGAGGGGAACGAAGAAGAGGACAACTATGCCTTTGCCATGGGCTTTGCGAAGAAACAGGATCACCCTCTCCGAAAAGAAGAGGTGAAAAAGCCATCCCTTCTTCTGCCTGAAGATGCCCTGATTGACGCATGGGACGATGCCCTGAAGAACGAGGAAAACGAAATGGCGGGTCTTTTCGACTAGATACGCTCGGAATACCTGCGCAGAACTTATATAAAAAACGGGAGACCATAGACAAAGTCTCCCGTTTCATTTTGGGTCATGACAAACAGCTCTTATCCCCAAGGGCCTCTGCGGTGACCCGGCGTTTTTTCCCATGGTGACGTTTGCCCCCCATCTCTTTCAGATGAATTTATTTTACGGTCGTGCGGATGTATGCCGTATTCCTGCGCCATATCCTGAAGAGCCTTGATCCGGTTAGCCGTTGCGGGGTGTGTTGAGAAAAGATTGTCCATCGACCGCGCGTGCAGGGGGTTAACAATGAACATATGGGCCGTTGCCGGGTTGGCTTCTGCTGCATGATTGTCAATCTGGCTGGCTCCACGCTCCAACTTTGCAAGAGCGCCAGCAAGCCACAGTGGGTTTCCGCAAATGGCAGCACCAATACGATCGGCTTCATACTCCCGGCTACGGGAAATTCCGGTCTGCACCAACATTGCGGCCAAGGGGGCCAGGATCATCAACAGCAGGGACCCAACAAATCCAAGCGGGCTGCTGTTACCTTCTTCAGAACCCCGTGATGCTCCCATGAAAAGAACCATGTTACCAAGCATGGAGATCGCACCGGCCAGCGTCGCCGTAATGGTCATGGTCAGGGTATCGCGGTTGCGCACATGGGCCAGTTCGTGGGCCATCACACCGGCAATTTCCTCTTCATTCAGAAGGGCAAGCAGACCCGTTGTTGCGGCAACAGCTGCATTCTCCGGGTTACGGCCGGTTGCAAAGGCATTGGGCTGTGGGTTGTCTATGACATAGACCTTTGGCATCGGCATAGAGGCACGACCTGCCAGATGCTCCACAATCCCATAAAGCCCGGGGGCAGACGTACGATCAACGGGCCTAGCCCCATACATGGACAGAACCAGACGATCGGAGTTCCAGTACGCAAACATGTTCATCGCCCCGGCCATAAACAGGGCCAGCAGCGCACCACCAGCTCCGCCGACTAGATAGCCAACGGCCAGAAAAAGCCCGGTCATCGCAGCGAGAAGAACAGCCGTACGGGCAAAACGCATAACCTGAAATCCTTACCCTGTTACCTTCTGAAGCAGACATACGCCTGCATTCCGTCTATGCTATGACGTGGGACGCAATGTCCATACGTCAAGTACTCATTGCTACTATTTTGTTCTGTAAGGATTTTATTATGTCTGCTCCTCCAGACCCTGTCCCAGATAATCCGGCCGTAGTTACATCCCCCGATTCAGAACCAGAAAACCAACAAGAAGAAGCCTCTATGACTGAAATTGGCGGCCCAAGAGGGGCGGAACCAACGCGCTTCGGTGACTGGGAACGCAACGGACGATGCAGTGATTTCTAGGGGCTCCAGAGCGGCTTCCTGATTATGATTCGTGGCATCCTCGGCACGAATCGAGGACTCGGCCTTGAAGGAAAGGCGCGATAACCGTACCGTTCTTACAGGAAAAATCAGCTAGGCTACAGGACATCCATGTCATTTTTTGATGTTTTGATGGATATCCTGAAGGCAATATTCGGAGCGCTTTCAGGAAAACCCGGAGGCACAGGGAACGTCGATGAAGACGATTCCGGCGGGGCAACTGCGCTTCGTGTTCTTCTCCTGACATTCGAGAATGATACAAACGGCTCGGTAACAGAATCTATCGCAAAGTCTTTGGGCAAAGTACCCGGGCTGTCGATCGTACGTACCACCGAGATTACAGCACCTGTTGATGACAATGAGGTTCTGCCAAGCTCCTTGGCGGCCATGGTCAGAAAAGCCAGAATAATGGCTGCTTCTGAAGAAGTTGGCGGCATTCTGGGTGGACATATCACCGCCAACAATACCCTGCGCCTGCGTCTTATCCCCGCCAGACTGGATACGGAAGCTGTGAGCTGCGTCCTGTTCTCCGGTGATCTTGTCGAATTTCCACTTCCCCTGAATGGAACAGACGAGATTGTAGCGGTTGCGGCCCTGACGGCTATATGCTGTGACACAGACGGGACACGTCGGAATCGTTCAGACCGGCTAAGAGAGCTCCCACAAAGCATAGACGAGCTTGTTGGAAGCATGGGCGGATTGTCCCCCGCCGGGGAAGCATCGATTCAGCTTTTCTATGCCGGGGCACTGATAACTTCCGGGTTCCGGACAGATCAAAAGGCTTTGCTGGAGAAGGCTCTCGACCTGACCAAGGATGCCTTGGCCAAGGCCAAGGAAGGCCTGACAGCAGCACAGGTTGGTGCCGCACGGGCACGCTTTGCCGTTTTGTCCACCGAGCTGGCATTACGCAGCGATGACTTTCAGAAAACAGAAGAGTTTGTCAGCCACTTCCGTATGGCGGCAGAAACATACCCGCTGGAACTGTTCCCGGACGAGAACGCGTTTCTGAACACACAGATGGCTCGTGTCTTGGCCCGCCTTGGACAGTCAACAGGCAAAATCCCTTTCATGCGTTCTGCTGTTGATGCCTACTTTGAAGCCTCGCGATCCTGGAATAAGGCATGGCGACCAGATTCATGGGCGGAGCTTCAGAACAACATGGGGTCCGTCATGACCCAGATAGGGGAATTCTCGGGAAACAGCGAAATACTGGGACGTGCCAGTCGCGTTTTTGAGTCCATCACAGAAGTCTGGAGCCGCGACAAGAAACCAAAACAATGGGCCAACATACAGAACAATATCGGCGCCTGCCGCTTTGCTGAAGGAAAACGCAGCAACGACATGGCCATACTGCGTGAAGCCTTGGAGCGTTTTTCATTAGCTCTAGAGGTTTATGCCGCCGAAGGCATGACCAAGAATGTAACTGTCACCCAGAAAAACATCGCCCGCGTCGAACGCGTGATAGGATCACAGGAAGCAGGGGCCTCTGCTCCGAAGGCAGACAAGCCCGAGTGAGATGTTTCACGTGAAACATCTCACCCTTCAACCATCTCAATGACGAAAATGACGCGTGCCGGTAAATACCATGGCAAGTCCTGCATCATCTGCAGCTTTTATGACCTCTTCATCACGAATGGAACCACCTGGCTGTATCACGGCCGTTGCACCAGCCTCTGCCGCAGCAAGGAGACCGTCTGCAAAGGGAAAAAATGCATCCGACGAAACAACGGATCCCACAGCCCAGCTCTGACTCTCACCGTTGGCTTCTGCCGCTTGGGCAGCACGCAATGCCGCTATGCGGGAGGAATTAACCCGACTCATTTGCCCCGCACCAATGCCAACGGTCATCAAATTCCGCGCATAAACAATCGCATTCGATTTGACATGCTTACCAACCGTAAAGGCAAACAGCATATCGCGCATCTCCTGCTCCGATGGCTGACGCTTGGTGACAACCCTTAAATCCTCGCCTGCCACCAAGATGTCACGATCCTGTATCAGAAGACCGCCCGCAATCGCCTTAACCTGCACCCCCCTTGAACGGGGATCCGGAAGGGAGGGCGTGACAAGAACACGGACATTCTTTTTTGCAGAAAGAATACGGCTGGCCTCAGGATCAACACTAGGCGCAATAATAACTTCAAGAAACAGGTCACAAAGATCCTGTGCTGTCTCTGCATCCAGAGAGCGGTTGAAAGCAACGATCCCCCCGAAGGCGCTCTCTGTATCACACGACAGGGCCTTGCGGTATGCCTCACGCACTGTGTCGGCAACAGCAACCCCGCACGGGTTGGCGTGCTTGACGATAACACAGGCGGTTTGAGAAAACTCGGCAACCAGCTCGAAAGCAGCATCGGTATCGTTAAAGTTATTGTAGGACAGTTCCTTGCCTTGAATCTGCGTTGCTGTTGCAACACCGGGGCGCTGTTCCCCCGTAAGATAGACAGCCCCGCTCTGGTGAGGATTCTCACCGTAGCGCATGGTTTGTTTCAAACGACCGGCAAGAACCATACGAGACGGGAAGGTGCTTCCAACCTGCCGGGAGAACCAATTTGATATAGCGGCATCATAGCACGCCGTCCGGGCATAAGCCGCAGCGGCCAGTTGCCGACGCAAATCATGGCTGGTTGCCCCGTCATGTACGGTCATATCCTCCATAACACGGGCATAGTCAGACGGATCAACAACGACCGTTACGGAATCATGGTTCTTTGCCGCGGCCCGGATCATGGCCGGCCCACCAATATCAATCTGCTCTACGCAATCCTGGAAACCCGAACCCGCCGCAACCGTTTCCTCAAACGGGTACAAGTTGACCACAACAAGATCTATCGGGTTGATCCCGTATTGTTCCATTTGTTCTTCATGAACCCTGTTACCCCTTACACCAAGGAGACCGCCGTGGATTTTGGGATGAAGGGTTTTGACGCGTCCATCCAGCATTTCAGGAAAACCGGTTACGTCAGAAACCTCACGCACAGCAATTCCATTCTTGGCAAGAAGGGAAGCAGACCCACCAGTAGACAGGATTTCCACACCTTTATTCACAAGAAAGCGGGCGAAATCAACAAGACCACCCTTGTCAGAAACAGAAATAAGCGCTCTGCGAATACGGGGAATAGCACCAGAAGCAGACATAGACAGATCTTTCCTGAAACCTATGGAACCTGATTCCGCTGATAGCACAAAGCGGTCACCCGCGTATATCCCCAGAAAACGATGGAGCATGGCATCATTTCATATTGCATACAAAAACGCGTACATATTTTTATGTTAAATGTCACTTGAATTAATTTTTATTACAAAATACACGAAATAATACTTGGAAACTAAGATTGCGTTTTGCTTAAAATTAATACCTTAAGAAGAAATTTTGGCAAACGCCCTTATCATCTTAACTATATGTGTTTGATCTACATTTTAGATATCAATTGCACTCAATACGGGCTACCTGTCGTGCCTTTCAACTAGCATAAGGGAAAAAGGGTCGTTATTGTTCAATCAAGAATGACGATATTTCTAAAATCTGAAAACATCATGGTGTCCAAGGTGAATAGTGAGAGCAGAATAAAGATCCGCCGCAGACAACCAATCACGGCGAAAGAATACGGACCCGATCCTGTTGACATACACGTTGGAAAGCGCCTGAAGCTACGCAGACGCCTGATGAAGTTGAGTCAGGAGCAGCTTGGAGAAGCTGTCCGCGTTACGTTTCAACAGATACAAAAGTACGAACGCGGACATAATCGCATATCGGCATCCCGTCTGTATGATATTGCGCGCGTTCTTGGCGTTGATGTTGCTTTTTTCTTTGAGGATATTGGGCACGACGTCACAGAGCATCGTCCGACACAGAACCTGCCACAAAACGCAGGATTGGGCGAAAATCCCGTGCCCGCCTATGAACAAGACCCTCTCTCGCGGAACGAGACCATGGAGCTGGTCCGCCTTTTCTGGAAACTCCCCAGCAGCGAAATGCGTCGCAACATTCTAGAATTGCTGAACAGCATGAGCCGACGTGACTAAATCAAGAACGCACAAAAATCACAGCACCATGGCCGGTCACACCACGTGATCGGCCATAATTTCTTCTACAATGGCCTGTGAAACATCGAGGAAGTGAATGACTTCAGCGCAGCGGCGGTCTATTCCCCTTCCTTCTCCAAGATCTTTCTTCAGACCTTCCAAGGCACCGTGGATGCCTCTCAGCAGGCGGAGCACATCACGGTTATTAAACTGATCAGTTGTATAATCTGAGCGAAGAACCGAATTCACACCCTATACCTCCTTTGGGCACACGACTCAGGAAATCGCAAGCAGGGGATCCTATGCAGTCTTGCACAAAAAAGCCAAACCCTGACGGAAACGGACTATAATAGTTCTTCCGGAAAAACACAATCCTTGATTGTTCGCTGTCGATAGAGTGTTGACCCGCCTATTGCAATGCCCCATCTAGGAATTCCGGAAACGCAGTGTTTCCGTACAACGTGCTTTTTGGAAACGCTGACCTATGTCTGATTCATCTCCTGCCGTGTGGCACGGCACCACAATTCTTTCTGTACGAAAAAACGGCCGGGTTGTTGTTGCCGGAGACGGGCAGGTCACTCTCGGCTCCACGGTCATAAAATCCAATGCAACAAAAGTACGTTACATTGGTGACGGCTCTGCGCTGGTAGGATTTGCAGGGGCAACTGCTGATGCCTTCACCCTGTTCGAACGCCTGGAGGAAAAGCTCCGTCAACATCCCGGTAGGCTGGCCCATGCCTGCGTTGAACTGGCAAAGGACTGGCGAACCGATCGTTATCTGCGCCGCTTGGAAGCCATGATGGCTGTTGTTGATCGCGATGTTTCCCTTGTTCTATCAGGAACCGGAGACGTTCTTGAACCCGAGGATGGCTTGATTGGCATTGGTTCTGGGGGAAGCTTTGCCCTTTCAGCCGCACGGGCGCTGGTTGATATCGAAGCCCTTGATGCAGAAGAGATAGCGCGACGCTCCATGAAGATTGCTGCCGATATTTGCGTATACACAAACCGAAATATTGTTCTGGAGAGCCTGTAAATGACAGCGTTCAGCCCCCGTGAAATTGTCTCTGAACTAGATCGCTATATTGTCGGGCAAGCCGATGCCAAACGGGCTGTAGCCGTAGCGCTGCGAAACCGGTGGCGTCGCCAGCAATTACCCGAAGCCTTGCGTGAAGAAATCTTGCCCAAGAATATTCTCATGATCGGACCAACGGGCGTCGGAAAGACAGAGATTGCGCGCCGTCTAGCAAAACTGGCCGAGGCGCCTTTCATCAAGGTTGAAGCAACAAAATTCACCGAAGTGGGGTATGTCGGCCGTGATGTTGAAAGCATCATCCGCGACCTGACAGAAACAGCTGTTCAAGACACACGCGTCCGCCTGAGGCGACAGGTTAATGCCAAGGCCGAGGTAAACGCTGAAGAACGTGTTCTCGATGCCTTGGTCGGGGAAAAGGCAAGCACAGAAACACGTCAAAAATTCCGCAAGATGTTGCGCGAGGGCAGCCTGAACGACCGTGAAATTGAACTGCAGCTCCGTGATACAGCCAATCCATCCATGCCAACAATTGATATCCCCGGAATGCCCGGATCACAGATGGGGATGCTCAATCTGAATGACCTGTTTGGCAAAGCATTTGGCGGAATGACCAAAACGCGCAAAATGACCGTACAGGACAGTTACGACATTCTCCTGCGCGAGGAGGCAGACAAGCTTCTGGACGAGGAACAGGTGGTCAAGGAGGCCATATTCTCTGTAGAAAACAATGGCATCGTCTTCTTGGATGAAGTGGACAAAATCACAGTCCGGTCGGAAAACAGAGGTGCAGATGTATCCCGAGAAGGAGTTCAGAGAGATCTGCTGCCCCTGATCGAAGGAACCATTGTGACCACCAAGCACGGCCCGGTGCGAACAGACCATATCCTGTTTATTGCGTCCGGTGCATTCCACGTTGCCAAGCCATCCGATCTCCTTCCGGAATTGCAGGGTCGTCTTCCAATCCGTGTTGAACTTCAGCCGCTCTGCCAGAATGATTTCCGCCGCATCCTGACAGAGCCGGAAGCCAACCTGATCGAGCAATACAAGGCCCTTATCGGAACCGAGGGCGTGACACTGACTTTTACAGACGATGCCATTGATGCTGTGGCCAAACTTGCGACCGAGATCAATGCTGCTATCGAGAATATCGGTGCCAGACGTTTACACACAGTTCTGGAAAAACTTCTGGAGGAAATCAGCTTCTCGGCAACCGATCGGGCTGGGGAAGATATTACCCTGACTGCAAACGATGTACACGAAAGGTTGGGTGGCATGGCAAACAAGGCTGATCTTTCCCGCTTTATCCTCTAAATCGGAATTTGCGTCGGGAAAGAAAATTTTGTCTCAGCTCTTATCGTATTGAAGCCATAACGCTTCTTTTACCATGTTACGAACAAAGTTCTGATGTGCCTCCGCTTCTTCTGGGGTGGGGGCATGCGGACGAGGTTCCCGGTAGGTACGGGGAGAGGCTGTCTCCCCGTCAGCCTTCCCGGAAGAAGGGACATTTGACAGCACAAGGCCAGGCTGTCGGCCACCACGCAATTCCAGATAAACTTCAGCAAGAAGTTCAGAGTCCAGAAGTGCACCGTGCTTGTCACGGCGGCTGTTATCAATATTGAAGCGCTTGCACAGGGCATCCAGACTTGCTGGTGCACCCGGAAACTGCCGCCGGGCCATCAGGAGCGTATCAACAGCCCGCTCGAACGGAACGGGCGGAAAGCCGTGTGCAACCAGCTCCGCATTGATGAACTTCATATCAAAGGCGGCATTGTGGATAACCAACGGGGAATCCGCGATGAAGTCGAGAAAGTCCTGCGCTTTCTCAGCAAACAGCGGCTTCCCGGACAGGAACTCTGTTGTCAGGCCATGAACACGGGCCGCATCGGCCGGCACATCCCGTTGAGGGTCCAGATACGTATGAAAGGTTCTTCCTGTCGGAACAAGATGAACCAATTCCAAACATCCGATTTCGACAAGCCTGTGTCCCTCTGCGGGATCAAAGCCCGTTGTTTCCGTATCAAAGACAACCTCACGCATACTGTTTCAACCCACTTGTCCTGAAGAGAGCAACCGAACAATACGGTGCAGGCTGCGAAAAGTTACCCCGCGCCCAAGCCCGGTAGGCACAACCCAGTCCGCACGCCTGCGTTTTTCATAATCCGGCATTTGCCGTGCCAGAATAGCGTACAGACGCTCCTCCGTCATTCCTTTACGGGATAAAACCCGGGCTTTCTGTATGGAAAATGGCGCACTGACAACGGCAACATAATCACAGCGATCCTCTCCCCCTGTTTCAAACAACAAAGGGATATCCAGGGCAACAAGGGGAAAGCCCGCACGCTGATACTGTTTGAGGAAACGCTGCTCCGATTGACGGACCAAGGGGTGAAGAATATTTTCCAGACGGGAAAGGGCTTCCGGATCCGGAAAAACGCAGGCGCCGAGGGCAGCCCGATCAATCACGCCATCACGGACGACACCGGAAAAGGCCGCAGCAACAGCCTGAACAGCGGCACCCGCCGGGCCAAGCAGGGCGTGCACCGTCGCATCAGCATCATGAACGGGAACGCCAAGAATGCGCAGCATACGGCAGGCTGTGGATTTCCCCATTCCGACAGATCCTGTGATTCC comes from Haematospirillum jordaniae and encodes:
- a CDS encoding ParB/RepB/Spo0J family partition protein; translation: MSEEKPRRGLGRGLSALFGEDSDEAVSETGKSGNTRATTRTPVDVPVELLQSGRFQPRQQFDEEGLDDLAQSIREKGIIQPILVRRLPEDSKRYEIIAGERRWRAAQIARRQTVPVLIRDFSDRDAAEVALIENLQRRDLSALEEAEGYRRLQEEFQHNQDDLSRTLGKSRSHVANMMRLLGLPDPVKVLLRNGSLSAGHARALLNAEDPVSLANVVVKKGLNVRQTERLATEKGGVRKRKTPANKATKPEQGRVSKDSDTMALEKDLARILGLKVNIEFEGRGGRILIHYESLAQLDDILYRLNNPTDNSSDQRRAEGNEEEDNYAFAMGFAKKQDHPLRKEEVKKPSLLLPEDALIDAWDDALKNEENEMAGLFD
- the htpX gene encoding zinc metalloprotease HtpX, with translation MRFARTAVLLAAMTGLFLAVGYLVGGAGGALLALFMAGAMNMFAYWNSDRLVLSMYGARPVDRTSAPGLYGIVEHLAGRASMPMPKVYVIDNPQPNAFATGRNPENAAVAATTGLLALLNEEEIAGVMAHELAHVRNRDTLTMTITATLAGAISMLGNMVLFMGASRGSEEGNSSPLGFVGSLLLMILAPLAAMLVQTGISRSREYEADRIGAAICGNPLWLAGALAKLERGASQIDNHAAEANPATAHMFIVNPLHARSMDNLFSTHPATANRIKALQDMAQEYGIHPHDRKINSSERDGGQTSPWEKTPGHRRGPWG
- a CDS encoding DUF1674 domain-containing protein; translation: MTEIGGPRGAEPTRFGDWERNGRCSDF
- the purH gene encoding bifunctional phosphoribosylaminoimidazolecarboxamide formyltransferase/IMP cyclohydrolase; this translates as MSASGAIPRIRRALISVSDKGGLVDFARFLVNKGVEILSTGGSASLLAKNGIAVREVSDVTGFPEMLDGRVKTLHPKIHGGLLGVRGNRVHEEQMEQYGINPIDLVVVNLYPFEETVAAGSGFQDCVEQIDIGGPAMIRAAAKNHDSVTVVVDPSDYARVMEDMTVHDGATSHDLRRQLAAAAYARTACYDAAISNWFSRQVGSTFPSRMVLAGRLKQTMRYGENPHQSGAVYLTGEQRPGVATATQIQGKELSYNNFNDTDAAFELVAEFSQTACVIVKHANPCGVAVADTVREAYRKALSCDTESAFGGIVAFNRSLDAETAQDLCDLFLEVIIAPSVDPEASRILSAKKNVRVLVTPSLPDPRSRGVQVKAIAGGLLIQDRDILVAGEDLRVVTKRQPSEQEMRDMLFAFTVGKHVKSNAIVYARNLMTVGIGAGQMSRVNSSRIAALRAAQAAEANGESQSWAVGSVVSSDAFFPFADGLLAAAEAGATAVIQPGGSIRDEEVIKAADDAGLAMVFTGTRHFRH
- a CDS encoding helix-turn-helix domain-containing protein codes for the protein MVSKVNSESRIKIRRRQPITAKEYGPDPVDIHVGKRLKLRRRLMKLSQEQLGEAVRVTFQQIQKYERGHNRISASRLYDIARVLGVDVAFFFEDIGHDVTEHRPTQNLPQNAGLGENPVPAYEQDPLSRNETMELVRLFWKLPSSEMRRNILELLNSMSRRD
- the hslV gene encoding ATP-dependent protease subunit HslV, which gives rise to MSDSSPAVWHGTTILSVRKNGRVVVAGDGQVTLGSTVIKSNATKVRYIGDGSALVGFAGATADAFTLFERLEEKLRQHPGRLAHACVELAKDWRTDRYLRRLEAMMAVVDRDVSLVLSGTGDVLEPEDGLIGIGSGGSFALSAARALVDIEALDAEEIARRSMKIAADICVYTNRNIVLESL
- the hslU gene encoding ATP-dependent protease ATPase subunit HslU, with product MTAFSPREIVSELDRYIVGQADAKRAVAVALRNRWRRQQLPEALREEILPKNILMIGPTGVGKTEIARRLAKLAEAPFIKVEATKFTEVGYVGRDVESIIRDLTETAVQDTRVRLRRQVNAKAEVNAEERVLDALVGEKASTETRQKFRKMLREGSLNDREIELQLRDTANPSMPTIDIPGMPGSQMGMLNLNDLFGKAFGGMTKTRKMTVQDSYDILLREEADKLLDEEQVVKEAIFSVENNGIVFLDEVDKITVRSENRGADVSREGVQRDLLPLIEGTIVTTKHGPVRTDHILFIASGAFHVAKPSDLLPELQGRLPIRVELQPLCQNDFRRILTEPEANLIEQYKALIGTEGVTLTFTDDAIDAVAKLATEINAAIENIGARRLHTVLEKLLEEISFSATDRAGEDITLTANDVHERLGGMANKADLSRFIL
- the dnaQ gene encoding DNA polymerase III subunit epsilon yields the protein MREVVFDTETTGFDPAEGHRLVEIGCLELVHLVPTGRTFHTYLDPQRDVPADAARVHGLTTEFLSGKPLFAEKAQDFLDFIADSPLVIHNAAFDMKFINAELVAHGFPPVPFERAVDTLLMARRQFPGAPASLDALCKRFNIDNSRRDKHGALLDSELLAEVYLELRGGRQPGLVLSNVPSSGKADGETASPRTYREPRPHAPTPEEAEAHQNFVRNMVKEALWLQYDKS
- the coaE gene encoding dephospho-CoA kinase (Dephospho-CoA kinase (CoaE) performs the final step in coenzyme A biosynthesis.), with translation MTILGITGSVGMGKSTACRMLRILGVPVHDADATVHALLGPAGAAVQAVAAAFSGVVRDGVIDRAALGACVFPDPEALSRLENILHPLVRQSEQRFLKQYQRAGFPLVALDIPLLFETGGEDRCDYVAVVSAPFSIQKARVLSRKGMTEERLYAILARQMPDYEKRRRADWVVPTGLGRGVTFRSLHRIVRLLSSGQVG